The Macadamia integrifolia cultivar HAES 741 chromosome 3, SCU_Mint_v3, whole genome shotgun sequence genome segment ACTCATGCCTTTATGATTTATAAAGAATTCTGGTTATCCCTAGTAATCCCATCGCTACCAATTTGAAGggggaaacaaagaaatagatTTTCTGATTTGGGTTATGGGATTGCTACCTCGTTGCATGGCCCTTGCTTCTAGACACAATGGCATACGATACCATCCCACTCCATGTGAAATAAAAAGTTTCATTCATATTGATGCCCCCTACACATATTCTCATTGGCCCCATGTAGTTGTAGAAGTCACACGGCCATTTTTATTAGTCAATTCCAATGGGGGTTCATTGGTATGGGTctgttctatttatttatttatttattattattattattattattttaggtAAATCAAGCCAGCTAGGTTTGTAGAGGAGGAGGGATCCTAATTCCTTATATGGCGTAATATGGTCTAGAGATCTAAATTAACACATGGGCCTCTGTAGGCCCATTTACCACCAAATAGCATAATAATAGGTGGAGTAGCAAAAGTAAAGGTAAACCAAAAAGTCAACCATAGTTAGTCCATCTAATCATATGATTAAGAATGCTAATTCAGCTACCAATGAGTGCACACAAAGTAGCAATGCACCACAGAGAGACAATTTCTTGGGCAGATTAGGGTCTGAAAGTGATTGAATTTCAGTTTCAACTAACCCATCTATGAAGTCTTGAAGTTTAAAAGGATGGGAAATGTTTCCCCGCCAATGTACCATCGCCTTTCACATGGGTTTTATTTATCGCTCCCTATCTTCTACCCTAATTATTTGGGCTCACATGGATTATATTCTTTTGTGTGTTGTCATTGGAGGATTACCCTCACACTGGAGTTGTGGGGTCCTTCACCTAAAAAGATATttgtaagaaagaaaaaggaagcgTCCCTAGTTGCATTGCCTATGTCTAAAAGATCACCCTAACCCCCTAAACCACCTTCTAGTCGATGCCTCTTTCATCACATGGGCTCGGCTCACGCATTGGCGCAGAAGCTGTCCTAATAATTATCTTTGATATGTTTAGGCCATggttagttaaaaaaaaattttatattttttttcattttctatattggtcttaaaaaaaaaaaaaaaaaaaaaaaaaaaaaaaaaaaacaacaacaacccaCAAGGCTCAAGCTTGTGACATGACCGGCCACCATTGATATCAGGGTAAAAAAACCATGAATGTTTTTTACGTACCTTTAGACCTCTTGGCCTCCTCTTGGATAATAACAGTTTTAAGAGTGGTTATCAATTATCTTGACAGCATGATTACCTATAGTCCTATCTCTAACCACATTGCATGCGGTACGGTGACTTTTAACTCCATTTACCCCATATGTTAATTTTGACGGATTGTCTCTTGAGGGAGGATCCAACATTCTTAATTGCAAGTGTTAATTTCAAATCTTTTGCGTTCTTTTTCATGGGTTGGTTGCTCACAACTCACAAGCTCAAATCATTCTAAATGAATTTTAGATCCAATGTTTAAGATTCTTCATTTTACCCACCTTCAATGTTCAAATTATGcaacattatttttatttttattgtatggTTGCAAGTAaatgaaaggaaagagagagtgaagaaaaaaaaaaaagattttaaaatggAGATCACTACCATGTCGTGGGGCCTGCACTAGCATAGTTGCAAATGAGAGTATGCACAAGTGCATACTCATGGAAggtattttttttgcttcatgAGGAACAGAGCAATAATTTCAGGTGTTGTGTTTGAGGGCTAGAGTAAATCCCTTAGTAATTACACTTTGGGCAAAAGATTCTTGCTAAGCTGCCTTGTGCAGGGCAATGAGAGAATCCCAATTCCAAAACAGAGTtgggatttttaattttagggGGCGGGGCAGTCATTTTGTGTGCTCTTTTGTCTTGGCACATGTAGCCTAGCATGAATCTTTTTAGGTATTGAGTTTCATGTCCGACCTCATAGTTTACACTAGATCCTCACATAACATGAAGcaaatatatcatttcataaGAGGGAAAAAGAGATAACACTTGAAGGCACTAACGTATGCTACACAACCGAGCaacattctttctccctaatttttattttcttctcattgCATGCAAGTAAAATGGCTATCTAAATGATGCCTTAAAGATACATTTGGCATAAGACCGTGTTTCCTTTGCCACTCCTTCACTATGGACATCAGGAGGTGGTAATGCAATAATGACCCAACGGCCCAATCATAGCCCTTCGAATATGTCCTCCTGATTGATTCTTGACTTCTTTTtcataatattttaaatttagtaaaaaattattaaaataaaaagaataaaattattCACACGAAAAAGGAATAATAATTACATTTACTTCCTCCCAAGTCTTACGGtatgcaccacaccccttttctttttctcttcttctcacaTCATGAAAAACTTCCTCGGTGAAGTGCCATTTTTCCATCTCATGTGCTACATATAATcttcttttaacattttttattgTCCTACGTGAAGggccttctctttttcttcacaTATTAGAATCGTATATTGGATTATCTCTTCTTCATGTATTGAAATCGTACAATACTTCTTCCTGCTtaactattttcttttcctatttttctctttcctccaacAACTTCTTGGTTGTAAAGGAAAAAACTAGATCCAAACCCTctaatgagaagaaaaaaaaggaatgaatGATCTACTATACTACCTTCTTCCAATCTACTTATGCATCATATATTTCCCTGATCTTATTGCACCACCTACGATTATCTATTGAACCCGACTCTAATACCACTTATTGAAGACGAATACACAATCATGAGAAAATTACTAAGCAAACAATCACAAAAAACACAAAGAATTATAATGTAGTTCGGCACGGATGACTTCATCCGCTCTAAAGAACTAAATACTTTTCACTAAGCTAGAAAAATGTTTTGCATACGATCTCTTGCTTGTGCCTAGGATTTTTCCAACAAAgataatatataggaaaatccTAACAATTTTGATCTGCAATCCCTATACAATTACAATTTTACCATTGTACATGTAATAAACCTAAAAAACATATACAAACCCAATAATAATTGTATAAATCATTAAAGAATACGAGATATAAAACACAACACTGACCTAATGACTTGATACCATGCATTGTTAATGCCCCCTATAAGCatcattgctctctctctctctctctcttttgtaaaATTTCAAATTGAGCTACTGTAACTATAACAGGTTCCGAGCTTCTGATTAAAATGATGATAGTTCTTAGAATCTCATCCCCATATAATGATTTAAAGGAGGTCTAAATGAAATCCTTAACACGAGATATGATGAGCTCCAATCGGTCGGAACTGGGTCAGGAAATCATCGACCATCTTATTAGGTTTGAAGTTATTTTCTGCCTCCTCGATCACAATTTTCATCTAACAAAAACTCCTGTTACTCTCCTACTTCATCTCCACGCTTTGATGCATGTACCTTACAGCTCACTTGACTCCTCTTCACGCACCGGAGCTCCTAGTCATTGTCTCGCCAACCTCAACTAGGAAGAGACCAAAGGGGCAGCTCAAGACGAAAcatcttaggctgtgtttggtaacgtttctattccagaaatgacgtttcgtataaaaaacggaaatttctatttctgtgtcaaaatgtccttttttcctttttttgggaaTGAAACTGGAACCATAGAACTATCTTTTGTCGTTTTGTcaattcttgttttttcattttttttttccactttttgtttaaaaaaaaaaacacactataaatgcaccaaacgctttattctattttttcatactcatagaatgaaaaaactacagaaacgtttttttagaacgttacCAAACTCAGCCTTAGAATTCTTTAGTCTCTGTTTGTTGCACTAAAAATTTACATATATCAACAAAAGGACTGAGTTTGCCTAAGGCCATAGCGAACAGAAATTCATTGACTGTGTAACCACtcgaggaggaagaggaggggagacatgGGATCTCTGACCCTAGGATCACGCAATGAACTCACCATACGGTCAGGGAAAGTCCTTACTtcacaaaaaaatttgttgtttTTATCTAACAAGGCAAATAAGATGCAACATATTATTAAGATTTTCAAAAACATTAGGTTTCTTTGAGGCATTTCATTGAACACTTAAACCCAAATTAGAATCCGATTATAAGAATTGATAACTTAATAAGTTCACTCCAAACCTtccacacacagagagagagagagagagagagagagagagagagagagagagagagagagagagacttaagAAGAGAACTCAACAAGCCGCAATAAGATTCAGTAGTCTCCTCTCATTTTCAATACCCCAAACTAAGATAACTTACTCTTAGTAGGTTTCCTACTAAGAGTATAAGTCTAATTACAAGGAAAGAAATAACTAAAGCAACTTAAAcataagggagagggataggttaCGTTGGAGTTTTATGTGCTAGCGGGATATTAGCTGTAGGATTTGTTCATCTTAAAtataaccgttggatggaggtaaAAAATCCAAACTCTCACTCCATCGCTGCTataccttttctctctcccctctttttctctccccgCCCCTGCAACTATGTTGTGCCGCTGCTGCTTGAGTATTAGACCTCTTATTTTGCTTTTCAatggcttctctctctctctctctctctctctctctctctcctctagcCCCTTCATGTGAGCCTGTGAATGCAACCCTTGCGACAATGCAAACGCGATCATGTGACCACAGCGACCAGAACCANNNNNNNNNNNNNNNNNNNNttttttttttttttgggtacaaaatTGCTAATGCATTTTACATCCCCAAAACAAAAGGGTGGGGTTatgaaaaacaataaaaaaagaaaagaaaaaataaataacattattcaagaaattaaaattaaaacaaaaagagCAATATACCATTAAGCATCCTCATCTCTTCCAGCTTCGACTTCTCGATAGTAGATCTGTAGTTCCACCTACAACCCAAGTCTCTTTAGCAATATCAGGAGAGACCTTGAAGAAGTCAGGGTCATAGCTCATCAACACcaacctctctttcttttcctcttcttcctctgtcttctttgcttcttcttcttctttttctttcctttcaatCCATTGTTTTGCCGGGGCAGACCTACAACGCATGAGTAACAGAGCATTCGGAGGAGGAGCAGAAGGAGGAACCACCACCGAACCTTGATGACAAGACCCATCTCTATCATCTCTTTTTTCCACAAATGTCTCTTCTTTACTTAACCCATTACTCTGATTTTCCTGTAATACCATGAACCACTTAGAGAAGACAGTTCTTGAGGTACCACTACCAGTACTATCCTCAAACCCCACTTCTTCGTCGTATTCTTCTTCTAGCTCATCATCGGAAGTGATATCGGATCCACAGAAAGAGCCTAAGCACCTTAAATTGAATCGAAGGGTTCTTAAACAAGTCAAGAACTGCATTGTATCTTTCTTGAATCCAAGAGTTTCAACCCAAGATTGTctctttttttgctttctttggtTGTGGAGTCTCTCGATGTCTTCCATGACTGATTTCCAGTTCTTGCCGGAACTGGGCTTCTGCTTGACTTTGATTTGGCCGGCACAGGTGACCTTGGGGGAAGTAGGTTCGGAGATCTCTGAGCCTGTAGGCTTTGTTTTGGCCCATGCCTGAGGGCTAGCTTGGCCTCCTCTGTTGCTCAATCTTGAGAGATGGTGgctttggtggtggtggtggtggcgctTGGTAGACTCAGAGGGACGAGCTGGGCTGCAGATGGGCTTGGGCATAAGGGTTAGATGGGCTCTGGAAGAAAAACATACCAAGAGGTCTGTGGGAGTAGCcccttttcctcctcttcttcctctcatcatcttcttcttcttcctttttctctttgagGCTTCACTTTCTGCTTGTTCTGGGCCTCTGGCAAATATGGTTTTTGAGCTATAGAGATCTTGGGAGTATGTGTTTGCTTTTGtaataaaagagagggagagattgcACAGTTTTCCCTTGCTTGCTTTTGCTTTCATAGTACCTTTTCCTTTAGTATGTATATGGTTATATTTTCACCCTTTCTTTCGTTTTCTTGCCACTGGATTTTAGTTAAGAGGATTGTCACAACTCACAAGAGAGCCTCCCATAAAGTActaaaaactaaagaaaagcTAAAGCCCACGAGCCCGGTTTCATGATCCAATCATATCCCTTAGGCCCTAAAGCCTACTCTACTAGTGtacaattttagaaaaaaaaaaaaatacaatacatTAATGAGAAAAAATTTTCCGTCAACTATCCATTGATGTGACCTCAGTCCTATCCATTGATGtgacctaaaccctaagaatGAATTCTATGGGTTGGGGAGTTTCAAGTATCCATTAATAACAGTGTCAAATTGGGCCAAATTATTTTACATGAATTTAACAATGTCTTTTGATATAAAGAATCCGTTGCATGATTGAAATCCGTAgtaataaagggaaaaatataAGCATTAAAACAAGTAGAGAAGTGAATGATATCTGAGAAAATAGACGGAATGGCTAATAAAGAAGCTTTGTTGGCTGATCTCTGGATATAACTAATGACTTCCTTGCAGTAAAACTCCACTTGAAGAGCTGCAACTCCAAGAGAGATTGCCTCTAGAAGTCTACTACACATAGCAAGGGCTTTCCCTTTTAAGAAGCTTTCAAAACGTGAAACTTCAGACACCACCAAGAGAACTGAAATACTAAAGTCTCTAATCACAATACTCAACCCACATTTACTATGATCCGAGCTCCAAGACACATCacaatttatatttataaaagGAATAGTAAGAGGAGATGTAGGCAAGGGATTTTTCCATGTGGGAAAAAttgttccatttctttttatgtgTAAATTCTACCTATAATTTTGATGAGTGTTACCAAATCAACCCAATCCTCCCCTTACAATAAGCAATCGGTTTTCACCACTAAGCAAGTTCACTAAACAATTAATAACAAAGAACCAGCTTCTTGTTTTGCAATCTCCTCAATAGGGGAaaattctaggattttttttttttcttaatgctTACCTATTAGGTTTCCGAAATTAAGTATGCTTGGATTAATttctttgaaatcaaaattacaaGAATTAAAAGTGCCGCGGAAAGGGATTTCAAGTACTTATAAGAATAAGGTATTGCAAGTTTTGTTTAATATGTCAAGTTTTTTCATGAAAGATCAAAAAAATATAGAGTAACTATAAAAAAGTGTTAAAATGTCAAATCCAAAAACTTAAACTATTAGGTGAAGATGCACCAAGGGTATATgaagatattcaaaatctcaaaGTCTTTCAATTTTTAATGTGGAATTATTCTCAACAAAGAGAGACACTGTTCTAAGACCAAAGACAGCCATTAATTAGAAAgtatttaaccaaaaaaaaaaaaccattttgacaTTGACTAAAGCAACGATGCCATAATGAAAGCAGGCAACAATGCAATTGAGAGCATGGAAGAATGACCCCTCCCCCATTATCTCTTGCGGTGGACTTTAGATTTCTTAGTTTTGTTTGGGACCATCCATCTCTCTACTCAGAACAGTAtactctttttctttattcttattACTACTTCCTTTAATACAAAATCTTTTCGCTCTTAGCTTTTAAGCAAAACCCAGTCAAGAGAAATAGTAGAAAGTCAATAGCATATTATAGTACTGGGCCTGCCCCCTAGCTACTGAGGTTTGTCTGAttaaggaatcataaaaaacttcttaaaatttttttttttttttggggggattaTCTAACGTAGTTGATGAGATTGTGGTGCGCTAAAGTCTATTCATCAGAAGGTCTTTGattcaagttttaaaaaatattggaAAGGCATGTGGACCTAGCAGGAGAGCTGGTCTAAAGTAGGTCATATGTAAGGATCCGGCTCCTTTCTTTAGCGGTGATTGCCTAGGTCAACCATAACTACCTGCACGATCAATATGTGTTTAAGCGATGATCCAAAGTCTATGCTTTTACCGAATAGAGAGACGTCACGCCAAAAATCATTGAATCACCGTTCGGACACATGTCAATCTCCTAAATAACTTTGGAGACCTGGGCGATCACCATTCAAGAAAAGATCTCAATCCCATATATAAAGTAGAAAGATACTATGCCTATGACCATAGAAATACTTGGAGGTTAAAATCATGGGGACTTCTTTTAGAGATTAGAGTTAATGCAAAGTATAAGTTCTTCATAGTCCATAAAGCAAGAACAATCTAGAAACCTACAACTCCATATGCACCCAACTAGAAGAATCCAAGATAAGAAATCAATTACTATTAGGTTAACATATATATAGAAGAATAATATATTCATTTTATTGAGATGATATGATAGAGGACCTTCATTAAAAGGATAACTTCTTTATATTCCTTAAAGGCAAAAACAGTCTAGAGACATGCAAATCTACAGTCACACAACTAGAAGAAGCCAAGTGAAGACATCAATTACTATTAAGGCAacataaagaagaagaatatactcATTTTATTGAGATGATAGGAGACCTTTAGTAAAATTCCAATAAATTTAACTAGGTGAATGATTGGCATTGAGTTGTAAATaatatctctccctctctgtctTCCCTTCCCTGCTAATTCTAAATTTCTTTAACAAAAGCAACTTTTGAAAACCAAATTTTATCACCTTGAATGATGTCTTATGATTTCTTCTAAACGTTCTATGACTTTTAAGAATAGCTTAAACATTAGCACTTAATAGTTGTTACATCTAGGTAATGTTGCTTGAGAAGATACTATAATAATTAGAAACAAATAAGTGGGATATGAATAAACAATTGAAAATTATCTATGGTtagaaaaaattacatctatGATTGTGCTTTTTGTATCCAAACAACCATAATGTCATCAATAGCTATTCCAAATAGTAGAAATTTATATGAAATAGACATATAGTCGAGTTTATAGCAATTTTTTCCTGTTCATATGGCCATCCTCAATCATATGGTACACTTTCTCTAAACTTCTCACAGACTTAGTGGAATACTAATTAAAGCATTAAATCACTCTAGTACATAATTAGGCCAAATTAATTTGTAGATGCCAAATGTACTATAAAATTAGTCAATGTACATCACATACATAAAATATGTACCAACCCTCGTTAGATCAAGGGTGGCCATGTGGATGTTAGAATGAAGGGGTCCTTCTAGGCatcactatgcctagtgaagtataatgtTTCACTATTTGCAATTTGGCAAGTATATgggttagtccatgtgatagagaaGCCAACACATATATCTCAACGGCCAAATTTTAATCTAAAAAAACATGAGGAATGCTTTTCTAACTCTGagtcaaagttttagtaaaattatcaAATGCCATTATAACaactttttttattcattttaaaatgaaattgtACCAATGAGATGTTTGTTTGGTCCTGtatcacatggactaacctAAAAACTGCTATGTAACAAATAGCGAAgcattatacttcactaggcaaAAGTAATCCATACAAGACTTTAGTTAAATATAGGTTACATTGAGGAACACCAATAGAAATTTTCCCTTTATCAATACAATGTGGTCACCTATATTGAAGTAGAACTcaatatatagctttatgtaaTGTCCTATTTCAGTATGCGATTAACTTGCATCCCCAAGCCCCATGGAGAAAGATGGTTGCTCCATGATGAATCACATGGAGTCAACTATTGAATCTGTTATGGATATGGTAGTTGTGGAGAATATTTATAGACCTTGATTCACCTTCTTTCAGTGTCAACCTAGAAATATTTGCATAGGTACCAGATCCTCAAGGATTTCATGGTCATGTTCCAACTTGTATGCCCAATTTTCCatgtaccattttttttttgggctaacgACAGGTATTCAAGTCTTCAGCCTGACTAATCACACAACATACGAGTCTCATTTGCCTTACATTTTGAACCATGGGTTCAT includes the following:
- the LOC122074793 gene encoding uncharacterized protein LOC122074793; the encoded protein is MKAKASKGKLCNLSLSFITKANTYSQDLYSSKTIFARGPEQAESEASKRKRKKKKMMRGRRGGKGATPTDLLVCFSSRAHLTLMPKPICSPARPSESTKRHHHHHQSHHLSRLSNRGGQASPQAWAKTKPTGSEISEPTSPKVTCAGQIKVKQKPSSGKNWKSVMEDIERLHNQRKQKKRQSWVETLGFKKDTMQFLTCLRTLRFNLRCLGSFCGSDITSDDELEEEYDEEVGFEDSTGSGTSRTVFSKWFMVLQENQSNGLSKEETFVEKRDDRDGSCHQGSVVVPPSAPPPNALLLMRCRSAPAKQWIERKEKEEEEAKKTEEEEEKKERLVLMSYDPDFFKVSPDIAKETWVVGGTTDLLSRSRSWKR